In one Arachis duranensis cultivar V14167 chromosome 9, aradu.V14167.gnm2.J7QH, whole genome shotgun sequence genomic region, the following are encoded:
- the LOC107467314 gene encoding alpha-L-fucosidase 2 isoform X3 produces MRTHFGLGRLATIPTALLRQHWLKSANLLITEITLELQKKLSNCQEMYQLLGDIKLEFDDSHAAYSNESYYRELDLDTATAKVTYSVGDVEYSREHFASYPDQVIVSRISASKPASLSFTVSLDSKLQHNLRVSGQNQVIMEGSCPGETKENSSANSKGIQFSAVLDVHISGEKGTVHVLEGSKLRIEGSDSVVLLLTASSSFDGPFTKPEDSKKDPTSDSLNTMKSVKKLSYANLYSRHLDDYQNLFHRVSLKLCKRSNISSQTIPTSARVKSFQTDEDPSLVELLFQYGRYLLISSSRPGTQVANLQGIWNNELKPKWDGAPHLNINLQMNYWPSLPCNLLECQEPLFDYITSLSVSGSKTAKVNYKANGWVTHHVSDIWAKSSAYAGPAVWALWPMGGAWLCTHLWEHYTYTMDKEFLKNKAYPLLEGCTLFLLDWLIEGRNELLETNPSTSPEHMFIAPDQKPASVSYSTTMDMSIIKEVFSSIVSAAEVLGTSNDVVIKRVTEAQSKLPPVKIARDGSVMEWAEDFQDPAVHHRHLSHLFGLFPGHTITPEKTPDICIVADLSLIKRGEDGPGWSTTWKAALWARLNNSEHAYHMVKHLIVLVNPEHEVRFEGGLYSNLFTAHPPFQIDANFGFSAAVAEMLVQSTMKDLYLLPALPRDKWPNGCVKGLKARGGITVNICWKEGDLHEVGLWSENQKSQVRLHHRETMVLAELSPGIVYSYNNQLKCVKTEYIFHC; encoded by the exons AGGACACACTTTGGACTGGGACGCCTGGCAACTATACCGACAGCACTGCTCCGGCAGCACTGGCTGAAGTCCGCAAACTTGTTGATAACAGAAATTactctggagctacagaagaaGCTCTCAAATTGTCAGGAG ATGTACCAACTTCTTGGTGATatcaagttagagtttgacgaTTCTCATGCTGCATACTCTAATGAGTCTTACTACAGAGAGCTGGATTTGGATACGGCAACAGCAAAAGTAACATACTCTGTGGGTGATGTAGAATATAGTCGAGAACATTTTGCTTCTTATCCAGACCAAGTAATAGTGTCAAGGATTTCTGCAAGCAAGCCAGCATCTTTGTCATTTACAGTATCATTGGACAGCAAATTACAACACAATTTAAGAGTTAGTGGCCAAAATCAGGTAATAATGGAAGGAAGCTGTCCTGGTGAGACAAAAGAGAATTCAAGTGCCAATTCAAAGGGAATTCAGTTTTCCGCTGTTCTTGATGTACATATTAGTGGTGAAAAGGGAACTGTGCATGTTTTGGAAGGTTCAAAATTAAGGATTGAAGGTTCGGATTCTGTTGTTTTGCTTCTgacagcttcttcttcttttgatggACCATTCACAAAACCTGAAGACTCTAAGAAAGACCCTACTTCAGACTCCCTCAATACAATGAAGTCGGTTAAAAAATTGTCATATGCTAACCTTTATTCACGTCACTTGGATGACTATCAGAACTTATTTCATCGTGTTTCATTGAAACTCTGTAAAAGATCAAATATTTCCTCTCAAACCATTCCAACTTCGGCAAGGGTCAAATCTTTCCAAACAGATGAAGATCCTTCACTTGTGGAGCTTTTGTTTCAATATGGTCGATATCTACTTATTTCAAGCTCACGTCCTGGAACTCAGGTGGCAAATCTACAGGGTATATGGAACAATGAACTTAAGCCTAAATGGGA TGGTGCTCCTCACTTGAACATTAATCTTCAAATGAACTATTGGCCATCTCTTCCTTGCAACTTACTTGAGTGTCAAGAGCCGCTATTTGATTACATTACCTCTTTGTCAGTCAGTGGAAGTAAAACTGCAAAG GTGAATTATAAAGCAAATGGTTGGGTTACACATCATGTTTCTGACATATGGGCTAAATCATCCGCATATGCAGGTCCTGCGGTCTGGGCATTATGGCCAATGGGTGGAGCTTGGCTCTGTACCCATCTATGGGAGCATTATACTTATACAATGGACAAA GAGTTTCTCAAAAACAAGGCATATCCTTTGTTGGAAGGATGcactttatttttgttggatTGGTTGATTGAAGGCCGTAATGAATTATTAGAAACCAACCCGTCAACTTCACCGGAGCACATGTTCATTGCACCAGATCAAAAGCCTGCCAGTGTGAGCTACTCGACAACCATGGACATGTCAATCATCAAAGAAGTTTTCTCATCAATTGTATCTGCTGCTGAG GTTTTGGGGACAAGTAATGATGTTGTTATCAAAAGAGTAACTGAGGCTCAGTCCAAGCTGCCACCAGTAAAAATTGCTAGGGATGGATCTGTTATGGAATGG GCAGAAGATTTCCAGGATCCTGCAGTGCATCATAGACATCTTTCGCACCTATTTGGCCTGTTTCCGGGGCACACAATAACTCCTGAAAAGACTCCAGACATCTGTATAGTTGCAGATCTCTCACTAATTAAAAGAG GAGAGGATGGTCCAGGGTGGTCAACAACTTGGAAAGCTGCATTATGGGCACGTCTTAACAACAGTGAGCACGCATATCACATGGTAAAGCACTTGATTGTCTTGGTGAACCCTGAACATGAAGTTAGATTTGAAGGAGGACTCTACAGTAACCTGTTCACTGCACATCCCCCTTTCCAAATTGATGCAAACTTTGG TTTCTCAGCAGCAGTTGCAGAAATGCTTGTTCAGAGCACAATGAAGGACCTTTACTTGCTTCCGGCATTGCCTCGCGACAAATGGCCGAACGGCTGCGTGAAAGGATTGAAAGCACGTGGCGGGATCACAGTGAACATATGCTGGAAAGAAGGTGATCTGCATGAAGTTGGGCTATGGTCAGAAAACCAGAAATCCCAAGTGAGACTACACCATAGAGAAACCATGGTGCTAGCAGAATTATCACCAGGCATAGTTTACTCTTACAATAATCAGTTGAAGTGTGTGAAGACTGAATACATATTCCATTGCTGA
- the LOC107467314 gene encoding alpha-L-fucosidase 2 isoform X4, translated as MYQLLGDIKLEFDDSHAAYSNESYYRELDLDTATAKVTYSVGDVEYSREHFASYPDQVIVSRISASKPASLSFTVSLDSKLQHNLRVSGQNQVIMEGSCPGETKENSSANSKGIQFSAVLDVHISGEKGTVHVLEGSKLRIEGSDSVVLLLTASSSFDGPFTKPEDSKKDPTSDSLNTMKSVKKLSYANLYSRHLDDYQNLFHRVSLKLCKRSNISSQTIPTSARVKSFQTDEDPSLVELLFQYGRYLLISSSRPGTQVANLQGIWNNELKPKWDGAPHLNINLQMNYWPSLPCNLLECQEPLFDYITSLSVSGSKTAKVNYKANGWVTHHVSDIWAKSSAYAGPAVWALWPMGGAWLCTHLWEHYTYTMDKEFLKNKAYPLLEGCTLFLLDWLIEGRNELLETNPSTSPEHMFIAPDQKPASVSYSTTMDMSIIKEVFSSIVSAAEVLGTSNDVVIKRVTEAQSKLPPVKIARDGSVMEWAEDFQDPAVHHRHLSHLFGLFPGHTITPEKTPDICIVADLSLIKRGEDGPGWSTTWKAALWARLNNSEHAYHMVKHLIVLVNPEHEVRFEGGLYSNLFTAHPPFQIDANFGFSAAVAEMLVQSTMKDLYLLPALPRDKWPNGCVKGLKARGGITVNICWKEGDLHEVGLWSENQKSQVRLHHRETMVLAELSPGIVYSYNNQLKCVKTEYIFHC; from the exons ATGTACCAACTTCTTGGTGATatcaagttagagtttgacgaTTCTCATGCTGCATACTCTAATGAGTCTTACTACAGAGAGCTGGATTTGGATACGGCAACAGCAAAAGTAACATACTCTGTGGGTGATGTAGAATATAGTCGAGAACATTTTGCTTCTTATCCAGACCAAGTAATAGTGTCAAGGATTTCTGCAAGCAAGCCAGCATCTTTGTCATTTACAGTATCATTGGACAGCAAATTACAACACAATTTAAGAGTTAGTGGCCAAAATCAGGTAATAATGGAAGGAAGCTGTCCTGGTGAGACAAAAGAGAATTCAAGTGCCAATTCAAAGGGAATTCAGTTTTCCGCTGTTCTTGATGTACATATTAGTGGTGAAAAGGGAACTGTGCATGTTTTGGAAGGTTCAAAATTAAGGATTGAAGGTTCGGATTCTGTTGTTTTGCTTCTgacagcttcttcttcttttgatggACCATTCACAAAACCTGAAGACTCTAAGAAAGACCCTACTTCAGACTCCCTCAATACAATGAAGTCGGTTAAAAAATTGTCATATGCTAACCTTTATTCACGTCACTTGGATGACTATCAGAACTTATTTCATCGTGTTTCATTGAAACTCTGTAAAAGATCAAATATTTCCTCTCAAACCATTCCAACTTCGGCAAGGGTCAAATCTTTCCAAACAGATGAAGATCCTTCACTTGTGGAGCTTTTGTTTCAATATGGTCGATATCTACTTATTTCAAGCTCACGTCCTGGAACTCAGGTGGCAAATCTACAGGGTATATGGAACAATGAACTTAAGCCTAAATGGGA TGGTGCTCCTCACTTGAACATTAATCTTCAAATGAACTATTGGCCATCTCTTCCTTGCAACTTACTTGAGTGTCAAGAGCCGCTATTTGATTACATTACCTCTTTGTCAGTCAGTGGAAGTAAAACTGCAAAG GTGAATTATAAAGCAAATGGTTGGGTTACACATCATGTTTCTGACATATGGGCTAAATCATCCGCATATGCAGGTCCTGCGGTCTGGGCATTATGGCCAATGGGTGGAGCTTGGCTCTGTACCCATCTATGGGAGCATTATACTTATACAATGGACAAA GAGTTTCTCAAAAACAAGGCATATCCTTTGTTGGAAGGATGcactttatttttgttggatTGGTTGATTGAAGGCCGTAATGAATTATTAGAAACCAACCCGTCAACTTCACCGGAGCACATGTTCATTGCACCAGATCAAAAGCCTGCCAGTGTGAGCTACTCGACAACCATGGACATGTCAATCATCAAAGAAGTTTTCTCATCAATTGTATCTGCTGCTGAG GTTTTGGGGACAAGTAATGATGTTGTTATCAAAAGAGTAACTGAGGCTCAGTCCAAGCTGCCACCAGTAAAAATTGCTAGGGATGGATCTGTTATGGAATGG GCAGAAGATTTCCAGGATCCTGCAGTGCATCATAGACATCTTTCGCACCTATTTGGCCTGTTTCCGGGGCACACAATAACTCCTGAAAAGACTCCAGACATCTGTATAGTTGCAGATCTCTCACTAATTAAAAGAG GAGAGGATGGTCCAGGGTGGTCAACAACTTGGAAAGCTGCATTATGGGCACGTCTTAACAACAGTGAGCACGCATATCACATGGTAAAGCACTTGATTGTCTTGGTGAACCCTGAACATGAAGTTAGATTTGAAGGAGGACTCTACAGTAACCTGTTCACTGCACATCCCCCTTTCCAAATTGATGCAAACTTTGG TTTCTCAGCAGCAGTTGCAGAAATGCTTGTTCAGAGCACAATGAAGGACCTTTACTTGCTTCCGGCATTGCCTCGCGACAAATGGCCGAACGGCTGCGTGAAAGGATTGAAAGCACGTGGCGGGATCACAGTGAACATATGCTGGAAAGAAGGTGATCTGCATGAAGTTGGGCTATGGTCAGAAAACCAGAAATCCCAAGTGAGACTACACCATAGAGAAACCATGGTGCTAGCAGAATTATCACCAGGCATAGTTTACTCTTACAATAATCAGTTGAAGTGTGTGAAGACTGAATACATATTCCATTGCTGA